A stretch of Bacillus pseudomycoides DNA encodes these proteins:
- a CDS encoding GntP family permease gives MELVIILLALCMLMFVAYRGFSVILFAPICALFAVLLTEPSHVLPFFSNIFMEKMVGFIKLYFPVFLLGAIFGKVVEMSGIAESIAKTIIQLVGVKRSMLAIVLMGAILTYSGVSLFVVAFAVYPFAANLFREANIPKRLIPGTIALGAITFTMDALPGTPQIQNVIPTTFFKTDIYAAPFLGIIGAIFVFLVGMLYLERRRKKAEESGEGYYGFEKENPEMAATTETEQNIKPAIYASEITPLRQVLAFVPLILVGVMNKVFTVLIPTWYPKGFDFSSIGLKMFGKVELSGVLGVWSVELALLIGIITTIILNWKRLVIGFQAGLNASIGGALLAAMNTGAEYGFGGIIAALPGFGVIRDSISTTFTNPLVNGAVTTNVLAGITGSASGGMGIALSAMSEKYIAAAEQYNIPFEVMHRVISMASGGMDTLPHNGAVITLLAVTGLTHKQSYRDIFAITIIKTLAVFVVIGVYSLTGIV, from the coding sequence ATGGAATTAGTAATTATTTTATTGGCTCTTTGCATGTTGATGTTTGTTGCGTATCGTGGCTTTTCAGTTATATTATTTGCCCCAATTTGTGCGCTATTTGCGGTTTTATTAACAGAACCAAGTCATGTATTACCTTTTTTCTCTAATATCTTTATGGAAAAAATGGTTGGATTTATTAAATTATATTTTCCTGTATTCTTACTCGGAGCAATTTTCGGTAAGGTAGTAGAAATGTCAGGGATTGCGGAGTCTATTGCAAAAACAATTATTCAGCTAGTTGGTGTCAAACGTTCCATGCTAGCAATAGTCCTAATGGGAGCTATATTAACGTATAGTGGTGTGAGCTTGTTTGTAGTTGCTTTTGCGGTATATCCATTTGCAGCTAATTTATTTCGAGAGGCTAATATTCCAAAACGATTAATTCCAGGAACGATTGCTCTTGGAGCGATTACGTTTACAATGGATGCTCTTCCAGGGACACCACAAATTCAAAATGTCATCCCAACGACATTTTTCAAAACAGACATTTATGCAGCACCATTTCTTGGAATTATAGGGGCAATCTTTGTATTCCTTGTTGGTATGTTATATTTAGAAAGAAGACGAAAAAAAGCCGAAGAAAGCGGCGAAGGGTATTATGGGTTTGAAAAAGAGAATCCTGAAATGGCAGCTACAACTGAAACAGAACAAAATATAAAACCAGCTATTTATGCATCTGAAATTACACCACTTCGTCAAGTGCTGGCCTTCGTACCGCTTATTTTAGTAGGGGTCATGAATAAAGTTTTTACAGTGTTGATTCCAACATGGTATCCAAAGGGTTTTGATTTTTCCTCAATTGGATTAAAGATGTTTGGTAAAGTAGAACTTTCTGGTGTGCTAGGCGTATGGTCTGTGGAACTGGCACTTTTAATCGGAATTATTACAACGATAATTTTAAATTGGAAACGCTTAGTTATAGGATTTCAAGCTGGCTTAAATGCAAGTATTGGTGGTGCATTGCTTGCTGCTATGAATACGGGAGCAGAATATGGATTTGGAGGGATTATAGCAGCATTACCTGGTTTTGGTGTCATTCGAGATAGTATTTCTACAACGTTCACCAATCCGCTTGTAAATGGCGCAGTGACTACAAACGTCCTTGCCGGGATTACTGGATCAGCATCAGGAGGCATGGGAATCGCTTTAAGTGCGATGTCAGAGAAATATATTGCGGCAGCCGAACAATATAATATCCCATTTGAGGTCATGCATAGAGTTATTTCAATGGCATCAGGAGGCATGGATACATTACCGCATAATGGTGCCGTTATCACATTGTTGGCAGTAACTGGATTAACACATAAACAATCATATCGTGATATTTTTGCAATTACGATTATTAAAACATTGGCTGTTTTTGTGGTAATTGGTGTTTATAGTTTAACTGGAATTGTATAG
- a CDS encoding HAD family hydrolase, with the protein MYTTFLFDLDGTLTDPKEGIINSVLYALRKMGIDEQNQEELESFIGPPIQHSFAGRYEMNEKQVEQAVTYFREYLQRSGLLENKVYEMIPCVLKELRDKKKRLFVATSKPTIFAKQVLEHFNLIHFFEEIVGSNLDGTRIRKDEIIEYILHTNPELQREEVVMIGDRKHDMIGANCNGIDSIGVLYGYGSEEELKEAGATHIVKHVEELRSFCAKDKSFKI; encoded by the coding sequence ATGTATACAACATTTCTATTTGATTTAGATGGAACATTAACAGATCCAAAAGAAGGAATCATAAATTCAGTTTTATATGCATTACGAAAAATGGGAATAGATGAACAGAATCAGGAAGAGTTAGAATCTTTTATTGGTCCTCCGATTCAGCATTCGTTTGCGGGTAGATATGAAATGAATGAAAAACAAGTAGAACAAGCAGTTACATATTTTCGAGAATATCTACAGCGAAGTGGTTTGCTAGAAAATAAAGTTTATGAGATGATCCCATGTGTTCTAAAAGAATTACGAGATAAAAAGAAACGTTTATTTGTCGCAACTTCAAAGCCGACTATATTTGCAAAACAAGTGTTAGAACACTTTAACTTGATTCATTTTTTTGAAGAAATTGTAGGTAGTAATTTAGACGGAACTCGAATCAGGAAAGATGAAATTATTGAATATATTTTACATACGAATCCAGAGTTGCAAAGAGAAGAGGTAGTGATGATTGGGGATAGAAAGCATGACATGATAGGAGCTAATTGTAATGGAATTGACTCTATCGGTGTATTGTATGGATATGGGAGTGAAGAAGAATTAAAAGAAGCAGGAGCGACGCATATTGTGAAACATGTCGAAGAGTTGCGAAGCTTTTGTGCAAAAGACAAAAGTTTTAAAATATAA
- a CDS encoding iron-containing alcohol dehydrogenase encodes MGYLQEIAEFRMPKNVLYGRNSLDKLGEQAIKLGKKAFIISDSIMKKLGYIDACVKLLKAKKIDVIPYENVNAEPTNIHVLEALTICTESKCDFIIGLGGGSCIDAAKAVAVLFTNGGEIGDYVQNHVEVEKQPLPLIAIPTTSGTGSEVTSVAVITNTKTDVKMMIKHPNFTPQIAIIDPLLTRSVPPNITAATGIDALCHAIEAYLSRFSQPLTDVLALAAIGSIMKYLRIAYEKGTDIEAREAMMIASLQAGIAFSNASVTLVHGMSRPIGALFHVPHGISNAMLLPAVLDFTKACSVKRLADIGRIINPDLHSLSDEELANHTIFEIKKLCLDLRIPNLKEYGIDQVEFENALSKMAKDALASGSPSNNPRIPSYHEVKKLYRICFDYQYENSISNSLKF; translated from the coding sequence GTGGGTTACTTGCAAGAAATCGCGGAATTTCGTATGCCAAAGAACGTTTTATATGGGAGAAATTCACTTGATAAATTAGGAGAACAAGCAATTAAACTAGGAAAAAAAGCTTTCATTATCAGTGATTCTATTATGAAAAAGCTTGGCTATATCGATGCGTGCGTGAAACTACTAAAAGCAAAAAAAATAGATGTTATTCCCTATGAAAATGTAAATGCGGAACCAACAAATATCCATGTTTTAGAAGCGTTAACGATATGTACAGAATCAAAATGTGATTTTATTATTGGACTTGGTGGAGGAAGTTGTATTGATGCAGCAAAAGCTGTAGCAGTTCTGTTTACAAACGGGGGAGAGATTGGAGATTATGTTCAAAATCATGTAGAAGTAGAAAAGCAACCATTACCTCTTATTGCAATTCCAACAACATCTGGTACAGGATCAGAAGTTACAAGTGTTGCTGTTATTACAAATACAAAAACAGATGTCAAAATGATGATTAAGCACCCGAATTTTACGCCACAAATAGCGATTATTGATCCCTTATTGACACGTTCTGTTCCACCGAATATCACTGCAGCAACAGGTATTGATGCACTATGTCATGCAATTGAAGCATATCTTTCTAGATTTTCGCAACCGCTTACAGATGTATTAGCACTTGCGGCAATTGGATCGATTATGAAATACTTGCGGATTGCTTATGAAAAGGGGACAGATATAGAAGCACGAGAAGCAATGATGATTGCATCCTTACAAGCTGGTATTGCTTTTTCAAATGCATCGGTCACCTTAGTTCATGGAATGTCACGCCCAATCGGAGCGCTATTTCATGTACCACATGGTATATCAAATGCGATGTTACTGCCAGCAGTTTTAGACTTTACAAAAGCTTGCTCGGTCAAACGCCTTGCAGATATTGGGCGGATTATAAATCCGGATTTACATTCATTATCTGATGAAGAGCTTGCTAATCATACTATTTTTGAAATAAAGAAACTTTGTTTGGATCTACGTATTCCTAATCTTAAAGAGTACGGAATTGATCAGGTTGAATTTGAAAATGCTCTTTCAAAAATGGCGAAAGATGCACTGGCTAGTGGGAGTCCGAGTAATAATCCCCGCATCCCTTCCTATCATGAGGTAAAAAAATTATATCGTATATGCTTTGACTATCAATATGAAAATTCTATAAGTAACTCATTAAAATTCTGA
- a CDS encoding SAM-dependent methyltransferase, producing MFSLQPIAFVHNERKMIMDDEWGDVQSLITLTDAYAEESIQGIESFSHIEVIFYFHKVTDEQIQYSARHPRNNKEYPKVGIFAQRGKNRPNRLGATIAKVVRRDGKSIVVEGLDAIDGTPILDIKPVMREFVPNDGITQPEWATDLMKEYWKGSGTK from the coding sequence ATGTTTTCACTTCAGCCAATTGCTTTTGTACATAATGAAAGAAAAATGATAATGGATGATGAATGGGGAGATGTACAATCTCTTATTACGTTAACGGATGCATATGCAGAAGAGAGTATACAAGGAATTGAAAGTTTTTCGCATATTGAAGTAATCTTTTATTTTCATAAAGTGACAGATGAACAGATTCAATATTCGGCTAGACATCCACGAAATAATAAGGAATATCCGAAAGTAGGTATTTTTGCACAGCGAGGGAAAAATCGTCCAAATCGATTGGGAGCGACAATTGCAAAAGTTGTAAGGCGAGATGGGAAATCAATTGTAGTTGAAGGATTAGATGCAATTGATGGCACACCTATATTAGATATAAAACCTGTTATGAGAGAGTTTGTACCGAATGATGGAATTACACAACCCGAATGGGCAACGGATCTTATGAAAGAGTATTGGAAAGGGAGCGGAACAAAATGA
- a CDS encoding aspartate/glutamate racemase family protein, whose amino-acid sequence MKMIGLIGGMSWESSSEYYRIINEEVKKRLGRLHSAKCLLYSVDFEEIEKFQSEGDWGKAGNVLGEAAYSLEKAGADFIVICTNTMHKVISNIKDKVSIPILHIADATAMEIKKQGIRTIGLLGTKYTMEQDFYKSRIEENGIEVIVPNETDREIVNRIIYNELCLGKVNQTSRDVYKEIINRFVQNGAEGIILGCTEIGLLIKQEDSQVPVFDTTIIHAVAAVNTALD is encoded by the coding sequence ATGAAAATGATTGGTCTTATTGGTGGAATGAGTTGGGAGTCTTCTTCTGAATATTATCGCATTATTAATGAAGAAGTAAAAAAGAGATTAGGAAGATTACATTCAGCGAAATGTCTTTTGTATAGTGTTGACTTTGAAGAAATTGAAAAATTCCAATCTGAAGGTGATTGGGGAAAAGCGGGGAACGTATTAGGAGAAGCTGCATATTCTCTTGAGAAAGCTGGCGCAGACTTCATTGTTATTTGTACGAATACAATGCATAAAGTCATTAGTAATATTAAAGATAAGGTGAGTATTCCTATTTTACATATTGCGGATGCAACAGCTATGGAAATAAAAAAACAAGGGATTAGAACAATTGGTTTGCTTGGAACAAAATATACGATGGAACAAGATTTTTACAAGTCACGTATAGAGGAGAATGGAATAGAAGTAATTGTTCCAAATGAAACTGATAGGGAAATAGTAAATAGAATCATATATAACGAGTTATGTTTGGGAAAGGTTAATCAAACGTCAAGAGATGTCTATAAAGAAATAATAAATCGTTTCGTACAAAATGGGGCAGAAGGAATTATATTAGGGTGTACGGAAATAGGGCTATTAATAAAACAAGAAGATTCTCAAGTTCCAGTATTCGATACGACTATCATACATGCGGTTGCAGCTGTAAATACAGCTTTAGATTGA
- a CDS encoding GNAT family N-acetyltransferase encodes MKSHIRKATANDIEALCLLTKELKGSDITHTDMQNRLQFVEMSPFDFLYVYEEDNVIFGFLGFRIRENLEDVTRYGEISIISVDSTARRKGVGQILMDYAEQLAKKHNCIGTWLVSGTKRKEAHPFYKKLGYEVNGYRFVKHF; translated from the coding sequence ATGAAATCTCACATTCGAAAAGCGACTGCGAACGATATAGAAGCACTTTGTTTACTAACAAAAGAATTAAAAGGCTCTGATATTACTCATACAGACATGCAAAATCGCTTACAATTTGTTGAAATGAGCCCGTTTGATTTCCTATATGTTTACGAAGAAGATAATGTGATATTCGGATTCCTCGGATTTCGCATACGAGAGAATTTAGAAGATGTAACACGATATGGGGAGATATCCATTATTAGCGTTGACTCAACAGCACGCCGAAAAGGAGTTGGCCAAATTTTAATGGATTATGCAGAACAATTAGCAAAAAAGCATAACTGTATTGGAACATGGCTTGTGAGTGGTACAAAAAGAAAAGAAGCTCATCCATTCTATAAAAAATTAGGATACGAAGTAAATGGATATCGATTTGTTAAACATTTTTAA
- a CDS encoding ABC transporter ATP-binding protein, whose product MLQVNIRSAGYETGEKTIHDIAFSIKKGELVALIGANGAGKSTTIKSMLGLLANMDGEISFGEKENPYAYVPEHPTYYDYLTLWEHIELLMAARGCEAGSWEEHAQEFLHTFRMEKHKHEYLSKFSKGMKQKSMLILAFLTEPDFYIIDEPFIGLDPVATREFLDFLFKEKERGAGILLCTHVLDTAERICERFLLISQGTLLANGNLQTIQSLAEMPESPLLDCFDAIVRREQHDETTIL is encoded by the coding sequence TTGTTACAAGTCAATATTCGTTCAGCAGGTTATGAAACAGGAGAAAAAACAATCCATGATATAGCATTTTCAATTAAAAAAGGGGAATTAGTTGCTCTCATTGGTGCAAATGGCGCTGGGAAAAGTACGACAATTAAGTCAATGCTTGGCTTGCTTGCAAATATGGATGGTGAAATTTCATTTGGTGAAAAAGAGAATCCGTATGCATATGTACCAGAGCATCCAACATATTATGATTATTTAACACTATGGGAACATATTGAATTGTTAATGGCAGCACGTGGGTGTGAAGCAGGGAGCTGGGAGGAACATGCACAGGAGTTTTTACATACATTTCGAATGGAGAAGCATAAACACGAATACTTATCGAAGTTTTCAAAAGGTATGAAACAAAAATCGATGTTGATTTTGGCGTTTTTAACGGAACCAGACTTTTATATTATTGATGAACCTTTTATTGGATTAGATCCAGTAGCAACACGAGAATTCTTAGATTTTTTATTTAAAGAGAAAGAGCGTGGAGCAGGTATTTTACTTTGTACGCACGTATTGGATACAGCCGAAAGAATATGTGAACGATTTTTATTGATCTCACAAGGTACATTATTAGCAAATGGCAATCTACAAACGATTCAATCACTAGCAGAAATGCCCGAAAGTCCATTATTAGATTGTTTTGATGCAATCGTAAGGCGGGAACAACATGATGAAACAACAATTTTATAA
- a CDS encoding HAD family hydrolase: protein MLKYIVFDFDGTLVDSQDIFVPIYNQLAENHGYKTIREEDIEPLRKLSISERCKQLHVPLYKLPILAVEFYKLYQPAIKDLVLFHGMKEVLDELHGKGYEIAIISSNSEEHIKAFLHNNQIEDIQDVFCSKNLFGKDKIIKKFLKAKKITEKDMVYVGDEQRDIVACKKVGVNVIWVEWGYDVMETVKEDSPNYMVNTPNEILHIVESIR, encoded by the coding sequence ATGTTGAAATATATTGTGTTTGATTTTGATGGTACATTAGTAGATTCACAAGACATATTTGTTCCTATTTATAATCAACTTGCCGAGAATCATGGATATAAAACAATAAGAGAAGAAGACATTGAACCTTTGCGAAAATTATCTATTTCTGAAAGGTGTAAGCAGCTCCATGTACCACTGTATAAATTGCCTATATTAGCAGTAGAGTTTTATAAACTATACCAGCCAGCTATTAAAGATTTAGTCTTATTTCATGGCATGAAGGAAGTGTTAGATGAATTACATGGAAAAGGTTATGAAATAGCAATTATATCATCCAACTCAGAGGAACACATTAAAGCGTTTTTACATAATAATCAAATAGAAGATATTCAAGATGTTTTTTGTTCGAAAAATCTGTTTGGTAAAGACAAAATAATTAAGAAATTTTTAAAGGCAAAAAAAATAACAGAAAAAGATATGGTGTATGTTGGTGATGAACAGAGAGATATCGTTGCTTGTAAAAAGGTCGGTGTGAATGTCATATGGGTTGAATGGGGATATGATGTGATGGAAACCGTAAAAGAAGATTCTCCAAATTATATGGTAAATACACCGAATGAGATTTTACATATCGTGGAGTCTATTCGCTGA
- a CDS encoding HAD-IIIA family hydrolase — protein MTNIQAIFIDRDGTIGGDTTVHYPGEFILFPFTQDALRALKEQNIKLFSFTNQPGIADGKATIDDFIQELEEFGFDDIYLCPHRHEDGCKCRKPSTGMLLQAAKKHELDLTKCIVIGDRWTDIVAGANVHATTILVQTGAGYDALHTYRDKWADIEPDYIAENFSNAVNWILKQNTIQL, from the coding sequence ATGACAAACATTCAAGCAATATTTATCGATCGTGATGGAACAATTGGAGGAGACACCACTGTACATTACCCTGGTGAATTCATCTTATTTCCATTTACACAAGACGCTTTACGCGCATTAAAAGAACAAAATATAAAACTATTTTCCTTTACAAATCAGCCTGGTATTGCTGATGGGAAAGCAACTATAGATGATTTCATTCAAGAATTGGAAGAATTCGGTTTTGACGATATCTATCTTTGTCCTCACAGACATGAAGATGGATGTAAATGCCGAAAACCAAGTACAGGTATGCTTCTACAAGCAGCAAAGAAACATGAACTAGATTTAACAAAATGTATTGTCATCGGTGATCGCTGGACTGATATCGTTGCTGGCGCAAATGTTCATGCAACAACGATCTTAGTTCAAACCGGAGCTGGATATGATGCTTTACACACATATCGCGATAAATGGGCTGATATTGAACCAGATTATATTGCAGAAAACTTTTCAAATGCTGTAAACTGGATCCTGAAACAAAATACAATACAGCTTTAA
- a CDS encoding ABC transporter permease has translation MMKQQFYKRLRHELQRKWKSIRSVADWTVALYFIVPALIFSGLYYRSLWTRELSAEEPVYFLLGLFVFSFVTYSRGMRSFFEQADSLFLIQHPVHMKKLMKYGMVYTCIRISITNIIVTLIMLPILVKSTGASLLQVVLFWLSFTVFRCVLSLLVRYIDGRGGKRWVLWIVKSIVFFMSFICLGSGVFLEFQHPVYAMLFIIVLIGISLILIKQKMNYQPFFFKEVEKEKEEGMRWTMEIMHFSGQTTKPSNNSRPWLFPRSKHILGKKSDSRIIESFLKEYFRSGTSLSFYIKIIFMSATSIKVTPWWIALIIIVFSCVAIARYSGDQWNEFAKKMFLQLYCKQGKLLWLKGRATMCLFIPAILIYGTVLLAQFYLLPAIIIGILLLIVTGWIVFLP, from the coding sequence ATGATGAAACAACAATTTTATAAAAGATTACGTCATGAATTGCAGAGGAAATGGAAATCGATTCGTTCTGTTGCTGATTGGACGGTAGCATTATATTTTATCGTTCCAGCACTTATATTTAGCGGGCTTTATTATCGTTCGTTATGGACAAGAGAATTATCTGCGGAAGAACCGGTTTATTTTTTATTAGGCTTGTTTGTATTTTCCTTTGTTACATATTCAAGAGGGATGCGTTCGTTTTTTGAGCAAGCAGATAGCCTGTTTTTAATTCAACATCCAGTTCATATGAAAAAATTAATGAAATATGGCATGGTATACACATGTATTCGAATAAGTATAACAAATATCATTGTAACGCTCATTATGTTACCTATATTGGTTAAGAGTACGGGGGCTTCTCTTTTACAAGTCGTATTATTTTGGCTGTCCTTTACCGTTTTTCGGTGTGTGTTATCACTATTGGTAAGGTATATAGATGGGCGTGGAGGGAAGCGCTGGGTATTATGGATTGTAAAGAGTATTGTATTTTTTATGAGTTTTATTTGCTTGGGAAGTGGTGTGTTTTTAGAGTTTCAACATCCAGTATATGCAATGCTATTTATCATTGTATTGATTGGAATTAGTTTGATATTGATAAAACAAAAAATGAACTATCAACCTTTCTTTTTTAAGGAAGTTGAAAAAGAAAAGGAAGAGGGTATGCGCTGGACGATGGAAATTATGCACTTCAGTGGTCAAACTACGAAGCCAAGTAATAATTCAAGGCCATGGTTGTTTCCACGCTCGAAACATATACTGGGAAAAAAATCTGATTCGCGTATTATTGAATCATTTTTAAAGGAGTATTTTCGATCAGGTACTTCTTTAAGTTTTTATATTAAAATTATCTTTATGAGTGCAACATCTATAAAAGTAACACCATGGTGGATTGCGCTTATTATTATCGTATTTTCCTGTGTTGCAATTGCACGTTATTCTGGTGATCAATGGAATGAGTTTGCAAAGAAAATGTTTCTCCAATTGTATTGTAAGCAAGGGAAGTTATTATGGTTAAAAGGAAGAGCAACGATGTGCTTGTTTATTCCGGCTATTTTAATCTATGGAACGGTTCTGCTTGCACAGTTTTATTTATTACCAGCCATTATCATTGGTATCCTATTATTAATAGTAACAGGATGGATCGTATTTTTGCCATAG
- a CDS encoding VOC family protein — MHHIEFWVANLEESIYFYSRLFAIIGWKPLNKVAFGTGKSEIYFKEVDEKIVRTLGPRHICYQAVSRAIVDEVADLLRDVQAKIIRGPIEMNHYSDGYYTVDFYDPNGFVVEVAYTPNVEWKCDEASMK, encoded by the coding sequence ATTCATCATATTGAATTTTGGGTAGCTAATTTAGAGGAATCCATATATTTTTACAGTAGGTTATTCGCTATCATTGGCTGGAAACCGTTGAATAAAGTAGCATTTGGTACGGGAAAGAGTGAAATATATTTCAAGGAAGTAGATGAAAAGATTGTAAGAACACTGGGGCCAAGACATATTTGTTATCAAGCTGTTAGTAGAGCTATAGTGGATGAGGTTGCTGATCTCTTGCGAGATGTACAAGCGAAGATTATTCGCGGACCGATCGAGATGAACCATTACTCGGATGGGTATTATACGGTTGATTTTTATGATCCGAATGGGTTTGTAGTAGAAGTGGCTTATACACCTAATGTGGAATGGAAATGTGATGAGGCTAGCATGAAATAA
- a CDS encoding lipid II flippase Amj family protein — protein sequence MTMTLIFIMAFTIIIHAVETSSYSIRLAGVRLKKIAVALSVVGMVLLISRTSNLLQAFLLGGIIDRAKSGASVNLESTMRLVLLSASIGTLLAIILYPTLTKLFGYVIQNFETDGSFIRMMKTNNVQKLKYTKKYVRFPKFGMIHRMRVGGIPKRIMLINMFATAIYTAGVLSALYASYLNPVLATKAITASGLINGFATILLTVLLDPRIALLTERALQSENGADTMSKMFGWLMISRFLGTLLAQLIFVPGAYWILWIIKLTQ from the coding sequence ATGACGATGACATTAATTTTCATAATGGCCTTTACAATTATCATCCATGCAGTTGAAACGAGTTCTTATAGTATTCGACTTGCAGGCGTTCGTTTAAAGAAAATTGCCGTTGCATTATCAGTAGTTGGAATGGTATTACTTATTTCACGAACATCCAACTTACTCCAAGCTTTTTTACTTGGTGGGATTATTGATCGGGCGAAGAGTGGGGCTTCAGTTAATTTAGAAAGTACGATGCGCCTTGTTTTATTATCCGCTTCTATCGGTACACTGCTCGCAATTATTTTATATCCAACTTTAACGAAGCTCTTTGGATATGTCATTCAAAACTTTGAGACAGATGGTTCATTCATTCGAATGATGAAGACAAACAATGTACAAAAATTGAAGTATACAAAAAAATATGTTCGGTTCCCAAAATTCGGAATGATTCACCGTATGCGAGTTGGTGGCATTCCAAAACGAATTATGCTCATTAATATGTTTGCAACTGCAATTTATACTGCTGGGGTCCTTTCAGCCTTATATGCTTCTTATTTAAATCCAGTACTTGCAACGAAAGCAATCACGGCTTCTGGCCTTATTAATGGATTTGCCACAATCTTATTAACTGTACTGTTAGATCCGCGTATTGCCCTTTTAACAGAGCGTGCTCTTCAATCAGAAAACGGCGCTGATACAATGAGTAAAATGTTCGGTTGGCTTATGATTTCAAGGTTTCTC
- a CDS encoding GNAT family N-acetyltransferase: protein MKIYEATITDLDGLVVVFNNYRMFYRQESNVEEAKMFLRNRIERKESIIFVAVEDGQYLGFTQLYPSFSSISMKELWILNDLFVQEGKRGAGIGKKLLEAARTFALENGAKGVKLQTEIDNISAQRLYAENGYLRDNRYFHYELTF, encoded by the coding sequence ATGAAAATATATGAAGCAACAATTACAGATTTAGATGGATTAGTGGTTGTATTTAATAATTATCGCATGTTTTATAGACAGGAATCGAATGTAGAAGAAGCAAAAATGTTTTTGCGTAATCGTATAGAAAGAAAAGAATCTATTATTTTTGTAGCAGTAGAGGATGGCCAATACCTTGGATTTACCCAATTGTACCCTTCTTTTTCATCTATTTCTATGAAAGAGTTATGGATATTAAATGATCTTTTTGTTCAAGAAGGTAAACGCGGAGCTGGCATTGGAAAAAAATTATTAGAAGCAGCTAGAACTTTCGCATTAGAGAACGGTGCGAAAGGGGTAAAACTGCAAACAGAAATAGATAATATATCGGCGCAACGATTATATGCTGAAAATGGTTATTTGAGGGATAATCGTTATTTTCATTATGAACTAACTTTTTAA
- a CDS encoding YpjP family protein, protein MPNWFRKTLVALITVFTFGLVTPPSILLDNAKADKPTRQQNLEQPSYTYEEDRERLTADTFITYAMQEAEKQSMQKFGSKIGPVIEDEFKDIILPKIEEAIAELTKEVPEESLQSLAISQKPAGGNNEKIFHVYDTKTGNDLLRFHVRRDHPPQDGYYFNFHYHRFDDGYTAHYELGDIYWNTNMPPKWLS, encoded by the coding sequence ATGCCAAATTGGTTTAGAAAGACGTTAGTCGCATTAATTACTGTATTTACATTTGGCTTAGTGACGCCTCCTTCTATTTTGCTTGATAATGCAAAAGCGGACAAGCCTACAAGGCAACAAAATTTGGAGCAGCCGTCCTATACATATGAAGAAGATCGTGAGAGGTTAACTGCCGATACTTTTATCACCTATGCAATGCAAGAGGCTGAAAAACAATCTATGCAAAAGTTCGGTTCTAAAATTGGACCTGTGATTGAAGACGAATTTAAAGATATTATTTTACCTAAAATTGAAGAGGCAATTGCGGAACTTACAAAAGAAGTACCTGAGGAGTCATTGCAATCATTGGCAATTTCACAGAAACCAGCAGGTGGAAATAATGAAAAGATTTTTCATGTATATGATACGAAAACAGGCAACGATTTACTGCGTTTTCATGTAAGACGTGATCATCCACCGCAAGATGGATACTATTTTAATTTCCATTACCATCGCTTTGATGATGGTTATACAGCGCATTATGAGCTAGGAGATATTTATTGGAATACGAATATGCCGCCGAAATGGCTATCTTAA